A section of the Bacillus sp. HSf4 genome encodes:
- the lpdA gene encoding dihydrolipoyl dehydrogenase codes for MTLAVIGGGPAGYVAAITAARSGREVILIDQGPLGGTCLNEGCIPTKALLESADMYEKIKSAGEFGIDLTEENPVIQWQAVQNRKNKIIRQLADGIRYLMDKNRIKLKKGKASFLTEHDVLIEDSGKSEVIKAEQMIIAAGSEPAGLPFAPFDGKWIIHSGNAMSLPSIPDSLFIIGGGIIGCEFASIFGRLGTKVVMVEQAEQILPGEDPDIAEYLRSRLEESGVNIMTSVAVEQLDQAAKKVFLKNGNERFDIRADLCLTAIGRKPRLTGLNLDQIGIKYSSKGIHVNEHMQTNLPHIYACGDIAGGVQLAHAAFHEGTIAASHASGRNVQVNHQVIPRCIYTSPEIASVGLNEQQAREQYGDVRIGEFSFSANGKALILNQPAGKVKIIADPEYQEIAGVSIVGPGATELIGQASVMMHAELTADSMEHFIAAHPTLSEAIHEALLNTTGQAVHC; via the coding sequence GTGACACTCGCCGTTATCGGAGGAGGGCCAGCGGGGTATGTGGCGGCGATTACAGCCGCTCGCTCCGGCAGGGAAGTCATTTTGATTGATCAAGGTCCTTTAGGAGGAACATGTTTAAATGAAGGCTGCATCCCGACCAAAGCGCTTTTGGAAAGCGCGGATATGTACGAAAAGATCAAGTCGGCCGGTGAGTTCGGAATCGACCTCACAGAGGAAAACCCGGTGATTCAATGGCAGGCTGTTCAAAACCGTAAAAATAAAATTATCAGACAGCTTGCAGACGGAATCCGGTATTTGATGGATAAAAACAGAATCAAACTGAAGAAAGGAAAAGCGTCCTTTCTTACCGAACACGATGTCTTAATTGAGGACAGCGGAAAGTCCGAGGTGATCAAGGCCGAGCAAATGATTATCGCGGCAGGATCAGAACCGGCCGGGCTGCCATTTGCACCTTTTGACGGGAAATGGATCATCCACAGCGGTAACGCGATGTCGCTTCCGTCTATTCCCGACTCGCTTTTCATCATCGGCGGAGGCATCATCGGCTGCGAATTTGCCAGCATTTTCGGCAGATTGGGCACAAAGGTGGTCATGGTCGAACAGGCGGAACAGATACTGCCCGGTGAGGACCCGGATATTGCAGAATACTTGCGCAGCCGGCTTGAAGAATCGGGAGTAAACATCATGACATCAGTTGCCGTAGAGCAGCTTGATCAGGCAGCAAAAAAAGTTTTCTTGAAAAATGGGAATGAACGTTTTGACATCCGTGCGGATCTTTGTTTAACAGCGATCGGCCGGAAGCCGAGACTGACCGGTTTAAACCTTGACCAGATCGGAATCAAATACAGCAGCAAAGGCATACATGTCAATGAGCACATGCAGACGAACCTGCCCCATATTTATGCGTGCGGGGATATCGCCGGAGGTGTCCAGCTTGCCCATGCGGCATTTCATGAGGGAACGATTGCCGCTTCACATGCATCAGGCCGAAACGTGCAGGTCAATCATCAGGTTATTCCGCGCTGCATTTATACGTCTCCGGAAATCGCCAGCGTTGGCTTAAACGAACAACAAGCACGGGAACAGTACGGGGATGTTCGGATTGGGGAGTTTTCGTTTTCCGCCAATGGAAAAGCGCTTATTTTGAACCAGCCTGCCGGTAAAGTGAAAATCATTGCGGACCCGGAATATCAAGAAATCGCAGGGGTGTCGATCGTCGGTCCGGGCGCCACCGAACTGATCGGGCAGGCGTCCGTCATGATGCATGCCGAGCTGACCGCAGATTCGATGGAGCACTTTATTGCCGCACATCCGACTCTATCAGAAGCCATTCACGAAGCATTGCTGAACACAACAGGCCAAGCAGTCCATTGTTAA
- a CDS encoding dihydrolipoamide acetyltransferase family protein, with the protein MAVEVVMPKLGMSMKEGTVSVWNKKVGETVGQGESIASINSEKIEMEIESPAEGTILDIKVPEGEGVPPGTVICYIGEANEQAEKTDEKEARQKKTGERIKISPAARKIAEGAGLDIKTLKGTGPGGRITKADVLKALPEEPKQQTNEADRQPVSMMRKTIAQRMTESLQQSAQLTITMKADVTKLTDLQQQLNETAITKYDTKLTLTDFVAKAATLALLEHQDMNSVYQDGRLTVLKHVHLGIAAALDHGLAVPVVRHAERLPLLELAKKIKWYAKKAREGKLLSDEIEGSTFTITNLGSYGVEHFTPILNPPETGILGVGKMYETPVYQEGELARGVILPLSLTFDHRALDGAPAAAFLAEVKSYLEDPASILL; encoded by the coding sequence ATGGCTGTCGAGGTTGTCATGCCGAAATTGGGAATGTCGATGAAGGAAGGCACGGTTTCCGTCTGGAACAAAAAAGTCGGAGAAACCGTTGGGCAAGGCGAAAGCATTGCAAGCATCAATTCTGAAAAAATCGAAATGGAAATCGAGTCTCCTGCTGAAGGAACCATTTTGGATATTAAAGTGCCTGAAGGAGAGGGGGTGCCGCCCGGAACCGTCATCTGCTATATCGGTGAAGCAAACGAACAAGCTGAAAAAACCGATGAAAAAGAGGCTCGGCAAAAAAAGACGGGAGAAAGGATTAAAATATCTCCCGCAGCCCGCAAAATCGCCGAAGGAGCCGGTCTGGACATCAAGACGCTTAAAGGCACCGGACCGGGGGGAAGAATCACGAAAGCGGATGTACTGAAGGCGCTTCCGGAAGAGCCGAAGCAACAAACGAACGAGGCGGATAGACAGCCTGTAAGCATGATGCGGAAAACGATCGCTCAAAGGATGACGGAAAGCCTCCAGCAGAGCGCCCAGCTGACGATCACCATGAAAGCGGATGTCACAAAGCTAACCGACTTGCAGCAGCAGCTCAATGAAACAGCTATAACAAAATATGATACGAAGCTGACGCTGACGGACTTTGTCGCCAAGGCAGCGACGCTTGCGCTGTTGGAGCATCAGGACATGAACAGCGTCTATCAAGACGGAAGACTGACCGTTTTGAAGCATGTTCATCTAGGAATAGCGGCTGCGCTGGATCACGGCTTGGCTGTTCCGGTTGTCAGGCATGCCGAACGGCTGCCGTTGCTTGAACTGGCGAAGAAAATCAAATGGTACGCCAAAAAAGCGCGTGAAGGCAAACTGCTTTCCGATGAAATCGAAGGCTCAACTTTTACCATCACAAATCTCGGCTCATACGGTGTAGAGCACTTCACCCCGATTTTGAATCCGCCGGAAACAGGTATTCTCGGCGTCGGCAAGATGTATGAAACACCTGTTTATCAAGAAGGGGAATTGGCTAGAGGCGTCATTCTTCCGCTCAGCCTGACCTTTGACCATCGCGCTTTGGACGGAGCGCCGGCGGCGGCGTTTCTTGCTGAAGTCAAGAGCTATTTAGAAGATCCGGCATCGATTCTTTTATAG
- a CDS encoding YnfA family protein translates to MMITIVLFLLAGLAEIGGGYLIWLWLRESKPFWYGALGGLILIVYGVIPTLQKFPSFGRVYAAYGGIFIILAVLWGWWVDKKTPDLYDWVGAVICLAGVSIMLWAPRG, encoded by the coding sequence ATGATGATCACCATCGTTTTATTTTTGCTGGCGGGGTTGGCTGAAATCGGCGGAGGCTATTTGATTTGGCTGTGGTTGAGGGAATCGAAACCGTTTTGGTACGGGGCTTTGGGAGGCCTGATTTTAATTGTGTACGGCGTGATTCCGACATTGCAAAAGTTTCCGTCATTCGGGCGCGTTTATGCAGCTTACGGAGGGATTTTTATCATTCTTGCGGTACTCTGGGGCTGGTGGGTCGATAAAAAAACCCCCGACCTCTATGACTGGGTCGGGGCTGTGATCTGTCTGGCAGGCGTCAGCATCATGCTCTGGGCGCCGCGCGGCTAA
- a CDS encoding sigma-54-dependent Fis family transcriptional regulator, with product MNPTPCYLNTWKRFVKEGLLDQARLNKRVMESWYRCKKANVDPYLDKGQSILKKELLNAQKKKHSLFFEAALPFLKNISQELKESEMMALLIDADGYVLSLAGSQRTLAEAGKINFVEGVRWTEAEVGTNAIGTALEIGEAVTINGSEHFSVASHHWSCSAAPIKDEDGMTLGVIDISCLTDRRHPFMLGMAATAAHAIERDVQVSAKRKEMELVSRYLEKIEADEPFVVCNEKKRIVSASRPVRERFSDWRGMKIDELTEGGFNVLHEQTILSETDGHPLGTSISLAEAPRKNPAQILISHFSFPGEQGTSKAFQKAIHEMKLASQTDANVYIWGETGSGKELAARAIHEASARRNGPFIAVNCGAIPEGLMESELFGYAEGAFTGAKRRGSKGKFEQAHKGTIFLDEIGEIPFAMQVALLRIIEERKVTPIGGNREVPLDIRIISATHRDMNDLLQQGKIREDLYYRLHVYPVKIPPLRERKEDIPELFRYYKKKHDWKADFPQAFFRSLREYHWPGNIRELFNIFERLRVLFPDGGMISPSQYAPVINALEPAGGRPPEDDGQPSASGLTFREHIQKHIMMDALQKTKGNVSEAAKLAGIPRSTFYKRLRKYNL from the coding sequence ATGAATCCGACGCCCTGCTATTTAAATACGTGGAAACGCTTTGTCAAGGAGGGGCTTCTCGATCAGGCCCGCCTGAACAAAAGAGTGATGGAGTCATGGTACCGCTGCAAAAAAGCAAATGTGGATCCGTATTTAGATAAAGGACAGTCGATTTTAAAAAAGGAATTATTAAACGCGCAGAAGAAAAAGCATTCATTATTTTTTGAGGCGGCTCTTCCCTTTTTAAAAAACATCAGCCAGGAATTAAAGGAATCGGAAATGATGGCCCTCCTGATCGATGCGGACGGCTATGTCTTAAGCTTGGCCGGAAGTCAAAGGACGCTTGCTGAAGCGGGAAAAATCAATTTTGTCGAAGGTGTGCGCTGGACGGAGGCGGAGGTTGGGACGAATGCAATCGGAACAGCGCTTGAAATCGGCGAGGCGGTTACGATTAACGGCTCTGAACACTTTTCGGTCGCTTCCCACCATTGGAGCTGTTCAGCTGCGCCGATCAAGGATGAAGACGGCATGACCCTCGGCGTGATCGACATTTCCTGTCTGACTGACAGGAGGCACCCTTTCATGCTGGGAATGGCGGCAACAGCCGCACACGCCATCGAACGGGATGTGCAAGTCTCCGCCAAAAGAAAAGAAATGGAGCTTGTCAGCCGCTACCTTGAGAAAATCGAAGCAGATGAACCGTTTGTCGTCTGTAATGAAAAAAAGCGGATTGTATCGGCGAGCAGGCCTGTTCGAGAGCGGTTTTCCGACTGGCGCGGCATGAAGATCGATGAGCTGACAGAAGGGGGGTTTAACGTGCTGCACGAGCAGACCATCCTTTCAGAAACAGATGGCCATCCGCTCGGGACGTCGATCTCATTGGCGGAAGCCCCCCGCAAAAATCCAGCGCAAATATTGATCTCCCATTTCAGCTTTCCGGGAGAACAGGGCACAAGCAAAGCGTTTCAAAAGGCAATTCATGAAATGAAGCTCGCCTCCCAAACGGATGCAAATGTTTACATATGGGGGGAAACTGGATCAGGAAAAGAACTTGCTGCAAGAGCGATCCATGAGGCCAGCGCGAGAAGAAACGGACCCTTTATTGCCGTCAACTGCGGTGCGATCCCCGAAGGATTAATGGAAAGCGAGCTGTTCGGCTATGCCGAAGGCGCGTTTACAGGGGCGAAACGCCGCGGTTCAAAAGGAAAGTTTGAACAGGCACATAAAGGAACGATCTTTTTGGATGAAATCGGTGAAATCCCTTTTGCGATGCAAGTGGCGCTGCTTAGAATCATCGAAGAGCGAAAGGTCACTCCGATCGGCGGGAACCGTGAAGTCCCTTTGGACATCAGAATCATTTCCGCCACCCACCGGGATATGAATGACCTGTTGCAGCAAGGGAAGATACGCGAAGACCTTTATTACCGCCTTCATGTTTATCCGGTAAAGATTCCGCCGCTTCGTGAAAGAAAGGAAGACATACCCGAGTTATTCCGCTATTACAAAAAGAAGCATGATTGGAAGGCCGATTTTCCCCAGGCGTTTTTTCGGAGTCTTCGCGAATACCATTGGCCTGGGAACATTCGCGAGCTCTTCAATATTTTTGAGCGATTACGGGTGTTGTTTCCGGACGGCGGAATGATAAGTCCTTCACAATACGCTCCTGTCATAAACGCCCTTGAGCCGGCAGGCGGGAGGCCGCCTGAGGATGATGGCCAGCCATCTGCAAGCGGATTGACATTCCGGGAGCATATACAAAAACACATCATGATGGATGCACTGCAAAAAACAAAAGGCAATGTCTCTGAGGCGGCAAAGCTTGCGGGAATTCCGCGGAGCACATTTTACAAAAGGCTGCGGAAGTATAACCTTTAA